A section of the Salmo salar chromosome ssa05, Ssal_v3.1, whole genome shotgun sequence genome encodes:
- the lrit3a gene encoding leucine-rich repeat, immunoglobulin-like domain and transmembrane domain-containing protein 3a: protein MHLLLYAHVFLCCFSVAHSFCPSQCTCVYHGRSDGTGTRSVLCNDPDMSDIPVNVPVDTVKLRVEKTGVRRIPTEAFYYLNDLRYLWITYNSISSVDAAAFYNLKVLHELRLDGNLISTFPWESLKEMPSLRTLDLHNNRLTSMAMEAIPYLVNITYLDISSNKLTTLSSDLVDIWSPFNGMPVSSSLSQKVVLGLQDNPWICDCRISKLIELSKMSDTSVVLMDKFLSCSGPENLAGVMFQRAELDQCLKPSVMMSATKITASLGSNVLLRCDATGYPTPTLIWTTSDGLPVNNTVVQESPGEGVRWSIISLNGISYKDDGEYSCKAKNFAGNAEAAISLSVAGYVTTTMPPQRLNGEAGGNSPSTTSSAPATDFPNSPSTLITTTTPAMTTLPPVPTKKKVMPSNVQQKAPPKPSKIQQGSDRMLAADQSKKKDASKSVQDLEIVEETADSAVLLWTADGLPSDAPLTVVYSTYDDEDDSKRTMDTDAGSGKVLLEGLTSGMRYQVCLVAKGSAAGIDPCINFFTLDIVEDDAENQLLMIISGIACAVALPVIGLLVYKILSLYCQSSVPGLDDELSKDTYVKFETLSMKQRTLNANPSELWAHRQTEESQERMLLFSRSSIDSHMTYRSDSSRSEFLC from the exons ATGCATCTTCTTCTCTACGCCCATGTCTTCCTGTGCTGCTTCAGTGTGGCCCATTCCTTCTGTCCTTCCCAGTGTACCTGTGTCTACCATGGACGGAGTGATGGAACGGGGACCAG ATCTGTGCTGTGTAATGACCCAGACATGTCCGACATCCCCGTAAATGTCCCTGTGGATACGGTCAAACTGCGGGTAGAGAAGACAGGCGTGAGGCGCATCCCCACCGAGGCCTTCTACTACCTGAACGACCTGCGCTACCTGTGGATCACCTACAACTCTATCTCCTCTGTGGACGCCGCCGCCTTCTACAACCTCAAGGTCCTCCACGAACTGCGGCTGGACGGGAACCTGATCTCCACCTTCCCCTGGGAGTCCCTAAAGGAGATGCCTAGTCTGAGGACGCTGGATCTTCACAACAACCGCTTGACCAGCATGGCCATGGAGGCTATCCCGTACCTGGTCAACATCACCTACCTGGATATCTCCAGCAACAAGTTGACCACTCTGTCTTCGGACCTCGTGGATATCTGGTCGCCGTTCAACGGAATGCCCGTCTCCTCCAGCCTGTCCCAGAAAGTGGTGCTCG GTCTTCAGGACAACCCGTGGATCTGCGACTGCAGGATCTCCAAGCTGATCGAGCTCTCCAAAATGTCTGACACATCAGTAGTACTAATGGATAAGTTCCTGTCTTGCAGTGGGCCTGAGAACCTGGCCGGGGTTATGTTCCAAAGGGCGGAGCTGGACCAATGTCTCAAGCCGTCTGTCATGATGTCAGCCACCAAGATTACTGCCTCGTTGGGCAGCAATGTGCTTCTGCGCTGTGATGCCACGGGTTACCCCACACCTACCCTAATCTGGACCACTTCAGATGGCTTACCTGTCAACAACACAG TGGTCCAGGAGTCTCCGGGTGAAGGTGTCCGATGGTCCATCATCAGCCTAAATGGGATCTCGTACAAAGACGATGGGGAGTACAGCTGCAAGGCTAAGAACTTCGCCGGTAATGCAGAGGCTGCCATCAGCCTGTCTGTGGCAGGTTATGTCACTACAACCATGCCCCCACAGAGGCTCAATGGAGAGGCTGGAGGGAATAGCCCATCCACAACGTCCTCTGCTCCGGCAACTGACTTCCCCAACTCCCCTAGCACCctgatcaccaccaccaccccagccaTGACCACACTGCCACCCGTTCCCACCAAGAAGAAAGTCATGCCCAGCAATGTGCAGCAGAAAGCCCCACCCAAACCATCCAAGATCCAGCAAGGCAGCGACAGGATGCTGGCGGCGGATCAGAGCAAAAAGAAGGACGCTTCCAAGTCTGTCCAAGATCTCGAGATCGTGGAGGAAACGGCGGACAGCGCGGTTCTACTCTGGACCGCCGATGGTTTGCCGAGCGATGCCCCTCTCACCGTTGTGTACTCTACTTACGACGATGAGGATGACTCCAAAAGGACAATGGATACCGATGCCGGGAGTGGCAAGGTCCTCCTTGAAGGCTTAACTTCTGGAATGAGGTACCAGGTTTGTCTGGTTGCCAAGGGAAGTGCGGCAGGGATAGACCCTTGCATCAACTTCTTCACCCTGGACATTGTTGAGGACGATGCCGAGAACCAGCTGTTAATGATCATCAGCGGCATTGCCTGCGCCGTGGCTTTACCTGTCATCGGTCTGCTGGTCTACAAGATCCTCTCACTCTACTGCCAGAGCAGTGTGCCAGGTTTGGACGACGAGCTGTCTAAAGACACGTATGTGAAGTTCGAGACGCTGTCGATGAAGCAGAGGACCTTGAACGCTAATCCCAGTGAATTGTGGGCCCACAGGCAGACCGAGGAGTCCCAAGAGAGGATGCTCCTCTTCTCCAGGTCCAGCATTGACTCACACATGACATACAGGAGTGACAGTTCCAGGTCAGAATTTCTGTGCTAG